The proteins below come from a single Cylindrospermopsis raciborskii Cr2010 genomic window:
- a CDS encoding YcjF family protein — translation MTASVRERYQSVGEVIKELNFAESNQSETKSDVNPVNYWQTLVSRAVEKGKQSVQQWFSINDSQVAEILATVTSQLPTTEALLLGKPQTGKSSIVRGFTGVSPEIIGQGFRPHTQNTERYIYPNNDLPLIIFTDTVGLGDTDKDTEVIIQEIIKDLNTGTKRARVFILTVKINDFATDTLRNIAQKLRQQYTHIPCLLAVTCLHEIYPPDMKNHPDYPPNFAEINRAFDEIKANFSGLYDRATLVDFTLEEDGYSPVFYGLEAFRDSLTSLLPEAEAKTIYQLLDEQAGDKLGNIYRDTARRYILPFSIMATTLAAVPLPFTTMPVLTALQVSMVGLLGKLYGQTLTPSQAGGIVSTITGGFLAQAIGRELIKFIPGFGTVIAASWAGAYTWSLGEAACVYFGDLMGGKKPDLQTIQNVMEQTFQSKENTQKEE, via the coding sequence AGAATTAAATTTTGCTGAGTCGAATCAGTCCGAAACTAAATCAGATGTTAACCCGGTCAATTATTGGCAAACATTAGTTTCCCGTGCTGTAGAGAAAGGGAAACAAAGTGTGCAACAATGGTTTAGTATTAATGATAGTCAAGTGGCAGAAATTTTGGCCACAGTTACTAGTCAATTACCCACTACAGAAGCTTTATTACTTGGGAAACCACAAACTGGTAAAAGTTCAATTGTTAGGGGTTTTACAGGTGTGTCTCCAGAGATTATTGGTCAGGGTTTTCGTCCCCACACTCAAAATACAGAAAGATATATCTATCCTAATAATGATTTACCATTAATTATCTTTACAGACACAGTAGGTTTGGGCGATACTGACAAAGATACAGAGGTTATTATTCAAGAGATAATTAAGGATTTAAATACTGGAACCAAGCGAGCAAGAGTTTTCATACTAACTGTAAAAATCAACGACTTTGCCACCGATACCCTACGAAATATTGCCCAAAAATTACGTCAGCAGTATACACATATTCCCTGTTTATTGGCAGTAACATGTTTACATGAAATCTATCCACCGGATATGAAAAATCACCCTGATTATCCACCAAATTTTGCAGAAATTAATCGAGCATTTGATGAAATTAAAGCTAACTTTTCCGGGTTATATGACCGAGCAACTCTGGTAGATTTTACCTTAGAGGAAGATGGTTATAGTCCAGTTTTTTATGGACTAGAAGCATTTCGAGATAGTTTAACCAGTCTTTTACCAGAAGCAGAAGCTAAGACAATTTATCAGTTGTTAGATGAACAAGCGGGAGATAAATTAGGCAATATTTATCGTGATACCGCTAGAAGATATATTTTACCTTTTTCCATTATGGCCACTACTTTAGCAGCAGTACCTTTACCCTTCACTACTATGCCAGTTTTAACAGCTTTACAAGTTTCCATGGTTGGACTTTTGGGCAAATTATATGGTCAAACTTTGACCCCTTCCCAAGCAGGTGGAATTGTTAGTACAATTACAGGTGGTTTTTTGGCTCAAGCTATAGGAAGAGAATTAATTAAATTTATCCCCGGTTTTGGCACTGTAATTGCAGCATCTTGGGCGGGTGCTTATACCTGGTCTTTGGGTGAAGCTGCTTGTGTTTATTTTGGAGATTTAATGGGTGGTAAAAAACCCGATCTACAAACAATTCAAAATGTCATGGAACAGACTTTTCAATCTAAAGAGAATACGCAAAAGGAGGAATGA
- the aat gene encoding leucyl/phenylalanyl-tRNA--protein transferase, with the protein MKRDTDDTYDVNIIIQGYAQGYFLMADEYNQLRWYRSKEHTLIPLDERFRYPRSLQRALNQQRFTVKINRDFMGVVRGCANRETTWISPQLQQIYWLLYQAGYAYSFETWQGDQLAGGILGIVIGGAFIGESMFYHIPEGSKVAMVKLVERLRERKFLVFDAQIMNPHLARFGAYSIHVEEYNTLLGLAIAAPCDFP; encoded by the coding sequence ATGAAACGTGATACTGATGATACTTATGATGTTAATATTATTATTCAAGGTTATGCTCAAGGATATTTTCTCATGGCCGATGAGTATAATCAACTTAGATGGTATAGAAGTAAGGAACACACCCTAATTCCCCTAGATGAAAGATTCCGCTATCCTAGGTCCTTACAAAGGGCTCTCAATCAACAGAGATTCACAGTCAAGATCAACCGGGATTTTATGGGAGTAGTTAGGGGGTGTGCCAATCGGGAAACTACCTGGATTTCCCCCCAACTGCAACAAATCTACTGGTTATTGTATCAAGCTGGTTATGCTTACAGTTTTGAAACCTGGCAAGGTGATCAATTAGCAGGGGGGATTCTAGGAATTGTCATCGGTGGTGCTTTTATTGGTGAGTCCATGTTTTATCACATCCCTGAAGGATCCAAAGTAGCCATGGTTAAACTAGTAGAAAGACTGCGGGAGAGGAAATTTCTTGTGTTTGACGCACAAATAATGAATCCCCACCTGGCCAGATTTGGTGCTTATTCCATTCACGTTGAGGAATATAACACCTTACTGGGTTTAGCCATTGCAGCACCCTGCGATTTTCCATAG
- the def gene encoding peptide deformylase, translating into MSSGITVEKKKLTKPPLKLHYLGDRVLRQPAKRITKIDDELRQLIRDMLQTMYSEDGIGLAAPQVGVNKQLVVIDCNPDKPEIPPLVLINPVIKQVSSELCVAQEGCLSIPKVFLEVKRPKIVEIAYKDEYGRPQTLKADNLLARCILHEMDHLNGVVFVDRVENSLSLTEELSKNGFSHQAVKPLVEVI; encoded by the coding sequence ATGTCCTCTGGTATCACTGTCGAAAAGAAAAAGTTAACAAAACCTCCCCTGAAACTTCATTACTTAGGTGACCGGGTTCTCCGTCAACCTGCTAAACGGATCACTAAAATAGATGATGAACTTCGTCAACTGATCCGAGATATGCTCCAAACTATGTACAGCGAAGATGGTATTGGTTTGGCCGCACCTCAGGTGGGAGTTAATAAACAGTTAGTTGTTATTGACTGTAACCCTGATAAGCCGGAAATACCCCCATTGGTATTGATTAATCCTGTAATTAAACAAGTTAGTAGTGAGCTTTGTGTTGCTCAAGAAGGGTGTTTAAGCATCCCCAAAGTTTTTTTGGAGGTCAAACGCCCAAAAATTGTAGAAATTGCCTATAAAGATGAATATGGCCGTCCTCAGACCCTAAAAGCTGATAATTTGTTGGCAAGATGTATTTTACACGAGATGGATCACCTCAATGGTGTGGTATTTGTTGATCGTGTGGAAAATTCTCTCAGTTTGACGGAGGAACTGTCTAAAAATGGTTTCTCTCATCAAGCTGTTAAACCATTAGTCGAGGTGATCTAG
- a CDS encoding DUF29 domain-containing protein: MKSQISLYEQDFALWSERMADLIAAKRFEDLDIDNLVEEIRDLSKRERDRLLSSVRLILHHLLKWDHQPEKRSRSWQITIERERKNLDLYLEDSPSLKRYFCQEWVNKMYPTARLDAMKEAEIDMPQDCPYSLQDVVERIL, translated from the coding sequence ATGAAGTCTCAAATATCCCTATATGAGCAAGATTTTGCCCTATGGTCGGAAAGGATGGCCGACCTAATTGCTGCCAAACGTTTTGAAGATCTAGATATAGATAATCTGGTAGAGGAAATTAGAGACTTGTCTAAACGAGAGAGAGATAGATTATTGAGTAGTGTTCGTCTAATTCTCCATCACTTACTTAAATGGGACCACCAACCTGAAAAACGCTCTCGAAGTTGGCAAATTACCATTGAAAGGGAGAGAAAGAATCTTGATTTATATTTGGAGGATAGTCCTAGCCTAAAACGCTATTTTTGTCAAGAGTGGGTAAACAAAATGTATCCTACTGCCCGATTAGACGCAATGAAAGAGGCTGAAATAGATATGCCACAAGACTGTCCTTATTCCCTTCAAGACGTAGTTGAAAGAATACTGTAA
- a CDS encoding Na(+)/H(+) antiporter subunit B, whose protein sequence is MRLVYILAGIALFLKMLFLSDVASNLSGMSTIKDTMSNIVPAGISITEKVVAESGVVNAVSGIIFRNRLYDTIFEVIVFTIAILGCNFLLASENPSCTIYQFKDRASITLARLGATIAALVGIELAIRGHLSPGGGFAAGVAGGTAIGLVAITSSYQWMEDIYQRYRAAIWEKISVLIFIVLSVVTLSGFELPHGELGKLFSGGILPILNIIVALKVALGSWAAVLIFIRYRGLL, encoded by the coding sequence ATGAGATTAGTTTATATTCTAGCTGGGATAGCATTGTTTTTAAAAATGTTATTCCTCTCCGATGTGGCGTCTAACTTATCTGGAATGTCAACTATAAAAGACACCATGTCCAATATAGTTCCAGCGGGTATTTCCATCACGGAAAAAGTAGTTGCTGAAAGTGGGGTTGTGAATGCAGTGTCGGGAATTATTTTTAGGAATCGCCTTTACGATACGATTTTTGAGGTTATTGTATTCACAATTGCCATTTTAGGATGTAATTTTTTACTAGCCAGTGAAAATCCATCTTGTACTATTTATCAGTTCAAAGATAGAGCATCTATCACCCTAGCTCGTTTGGGAGCAACCATTGCAGCATTAGTGGGTATAGAATTAGCAATTAGAGGACATCTAAGTCCTGGGGGGGGATTTGCTGCAGGTGTTGCAGGTGGAACAGCAATAGGTTTAGTGGCAATTACTTCATCTTATCAATGGATGGAGGATATTTATCAGCGGTATCGTGCAGCTATATGGGAAAAGATTTCAGTTTTGATTTTTATCGTGTTATCAGTGGTTACCTTATCGGGATTTGAGTTACCTCATGGAGAACTGGGGAAATTATTTAGTGGTGGGATCCTACCCATATTAAATATTATTGTTGCACTGAAAGTGGCGTTGGGATCTTGGGCAGCAGTTTTGATTTTTATTCGTTATCGAGGTTTATTATAG
- a CDS encoding DUF4040 domain-containing protein: MNDSYLYIIVALLPLTAGLLVTQVNPYHGLILRGVLGAIAALVDAVLGAADVALTEALMGTMLSVTLYAIAVRSSLVLRLGVMENELIVENQDGGIEKLIEDFRRVFSKHYMRLEVLTYNNQQALRNALISKEVHATCFPTLFRDEPTKTENQNYQTEVRVHRVYNIIESEILPRNTGLKNLEYVDILVPEEKHP; this comes from the coding sequence ATGAATGATTCTTATCTCTATATAATTGTTGCTTTGTTACCCCTAACTGCGGGTTTATTGGTTACCCAGGTTAACCCCTATCATGGATTAATTTTGCGCGGAGTCTTAGGTGCGATCGCCGCTTTGGTAGATGCAGTCTTAGGGGCGGCTGATGTAGCTTTAACAGAGGCATTAATGGGTACCATGTTATCTGTAACTTTGTATGCCATAGCAGTACGTTCTTCTTTGGTTTTACGTTTAGGGGTAATGGAAAATGAATTAATAGTAGAAAATCAAGATGGGGGGATTGAAAAACTAATAGAGGATTTTCGCCGGGTTTTCAGTAAACATTATATGAGACTGGAAGTTCTGACCTACAACAATCAACAAGCTCTCCGAAATGCCTTAATTTCTAAAGAGGTTCATGCTACCTGTTTCCCCACCTTATTTAGGGATGAGCCAACAAAAACTGAAAACCAGAATTATCAAACAGAAGTTAGAGTTCACCGTGTTTATAACATCATTGAGAGTGAAATCCTGCCAAGAAATACAGGGTTAAAAAATTTAGAATATGTTGATATTTTAGTACCGGAGGAAAAACACCCATGA
- a CDS encoding monovalent cation/H(+) antiporter subunit G, whose product MMDLISYILMTIGILFWFWGTSHLVSDKSVLFKLHGLSVADTLGSMLIILAILFIIPSKWPLLLLAIISLAIWNTMLGYVIAHCSTEDITPEVENE is encoded by the coding sequence ATGATGGATCTTATTAGTTATATCTTGATGACAATTGGGATTTTATTCTGGTTTTGGGGAACTTCCCATTTAGTTAGTGATAAATCAGTACTATTCAAATTGCATGGACTTTCTGTAGCTGATACCCTGGGTTCAATGCTGATCATACTTGCCATTTTATTCATAATTCCCAGTAAATGGCCACTACTACTTTTGGCAATTATTTCCCTGGCGATTTGGAATACTATGTTGGGTTATGTAATTGCCCATTGCTCAACGGAAGATATAACCCCAGAGGTGGAAAATGAATGA
- a CDS encoding Na+/H+ antiporter subunit E, which translates to MIGHLILRLTIWFLLTADFSTVNIIIGVAIAFLLPRGYSSRAKFTEWLRVFGQVLVAIVVGFKEAFEIILFPHYQEEIIRENVKNKHSYLLIFMDIFLITFTPKTIVFNHNERGFYEVHQIKPGGKK; encoded by the coding sequence ATGATTGGGCACTTAATACTAAGACTGACAATTTGGTTTTTGCTGACAGCTGATTTTAGCACCGTTAATATTATAATTGGCGTAGCTATTGCATTTTTACTACCTAGAGGTTACAGTTCCAGGGCAAAATTTACGGAATGGTTAAGAGTATTTGGTCAGGTACTAGTTGCCATTGTTGTAGGTTTTAAAGAGGCGTTTGAGATCATCTTGTTTCCCCATTATCAGGAAGAAATTATCAGAGAAAATGTGAAAAATAAACATTCATATTTACTGATATTCATGGATATATTTCTGATTACGTTCACACCTAAAACTATTGTTTTTAATCATAATGAACGGGGATTTTACGAAGTCCATCAAATTAAACCTGGAGGTAAAAAATAA